The Zingiber officinale cultivar Zhangliang chromosome 9A, Zo_v1.1, whole genome shotgun sequence genome window below encodes:
- the LOC122020184 gene encoding early nodulin-like protein 1, translated as MERRPFDLLFILLAVLLTASATSSMAYTFSVGGRDGWVANPSESYDAWAGRNRFRVNDTLVFRPGGGGGGGGDSVLVVSKPDYDACNVSSPLQTLQGGSSPATFAFDRSGPFFFISSVAENCRRGQRVVVVVLAVRNNRPSTPPPAPPASPPSPLLPLPPPSSSPAPSVSSTPPAPPPASTPPLPPPSSSPSPSVTASAPSPTSTSPPASSPSSSSPSASVTSPAPSSATSSPSAQPPASSPTSPSPPSSSPSPSVTAPAPSSATSSPPAPSPASLLTPSPSPPPSSSAPSSPTSTPPAPLATSPGSGNSSSGSELSPPPPPSSSTALQAKFTLQLLAAALCGAFLL; from the exons ATGGAGAGGAGGCCATTCGATCTTCTTTTTATTCTTCTCGCAGTGCTTCTGACGGCGTCGGCGACTTCGTCCATGGCGTACACCTTCTCCGTCGGCGGAAGAGACGGCTGGGTCGCGAATCCGTCGGAGAGCTACGACGCCTGGGCCGGCAGGAACCGGTTCCGAGTCAACGACACGCTCG TGTTCAGgcccggcggcggcggcggcggaggaggagaCTCTGTTCTGGTGGTGTCGAAGCCGGACTACGACGCGTGCAACGTGAGCAGCCCGTTACAGACGCTGCAGGGTGGGAGCTCGCCGGCGACGTTCGCGTTTGACCGATCGGGGCCGTTCTTCTTCATCAGCAGCGTGGCGGAGAACTGCCGGAGGGGGCAGAGGGTGGTGGTGGTCGTCTTGGCCGTGAGGAACAACCGGCCGAGCACCCCTCCGCCGGCGCCGCCAGCTTCTCCTCCCTCGCCGTTGCTTCCTCTGCCtcccccttcttcctctcctgcTCCGTCCGTAAGTAGTACTCCTCCAGCTCCGCCACCGGCGTCCACTCCTCCTCTTCCACCTCCTTCCTCTTCGCCGTCGCCTTCTGTTACGGCATCGGCTCCGTCGCCCACAAGTACTAGTCCACCGGcgtcctctccttcttcctcttcgccGTCGGCTTCTGTTACGTCACCGGCTCCGTCGTCCGCAACCAGTTCACCTTCCGCTCAGCCACCGGCGTCCTCCCCTACTTCTCCTTCACCTCCTTCCTCTTCGCCGTCGCCTTCTGTTACGGCACCGGCTCCGTCGTCCGCAACCAGTTCACCTCCAGCTCCGTCACCGGCCTCCCTTCTTACTCCCTCCCCATCGCCGCCGCCTTCTAGTTCTGCTCCCTCGTCCCCTACTAGCACACCTCCAGCTCCACTAGCTACGTCACCGGGTTCTGGGAACTCTTCATCGGGAAGCGAGttgtcgccgccgccgccaccgagCTCCTCCACCGCGCTGCAGGCAAAATTCACTCTCCAGCTGCTCGCCGCGGCCCTCTGCGGCGCCTTCCTCCTCTGA